One part of the Algibacter sp. L1A34 genome encodes these proteins:
- a CDS encoding endonuclease/exonuclease/phosphatase family protein: MIKIIGSILLIFLLNPQVGLNGDLNGYFKITERWSQSSDTSFNIRVLSSKTLKIASWNIKDLGRSKDASEIIQIAEIIRNFDIVAIQEVVGKDPAGAQAVAKIADELNRMGSKWDYRVSDPTKSPSAYISERYAFLWKTSKVSLSGRAYLDAALEEVCDREPYIGKFLPKNSSEPFYIVNFHSRKHDARPEEEIIFFKDYLTRLSSESIFILGDFNLNEKHEVWDNLYQKGFKSALKDSKTTLKTKCKALNYLNYAIDNIYYSSGKIEMHQSGKVDFVKDCNNLETARFISDHLPIYIEFVIN, from the coding sequence ATGATTAAAATAATCGGTAGTATTCTCTTAATTTTTCTTCTTAATCCTCAAGTTGGTTTAAATGGGGATTTAAATGGTTATTTTAAAATTACAGAAAGATGGAGTCAGTCAAGTGATACAAGTTTTAATATTCGAGTTTTATCATCCAAAACTTTAAAAATTGCATCCTGGAATATAAAGGATTTAGGTCGCTCTAAAGATGCTAGCGAAATTATTCAAATAGCAGAAATTATTAGAAATTTTGATATTGTAGCCATACAAGAAGTTGTAGGGAAAGATCCTGCTGGAGCACAAGCCGTAGCAAAAATTGCGGATGAATTAAATAGAATGGGGAGTAAGTGGGATTATCGTGTAAGCGATCCTACTAAAAGCCCATCTGCTTATATAAGTGAGCGCTATGCATTTCTTTGGAAAACATCTAAAGTAAGTTTGTCGGGTAGAGCTTATTTGGATGCTGCTTTAGAAGAGGTATGTGATAGAGAACCGTATATTGGTAAATTTCTACCAAAAAATAGTAGTGAGCCTTTTTATATTGTTAATTTTCATTCTAGAAAACACGATGCAAGGCCAGAGGAAGAAATCATCTTTTTTAAAGATTATCTAACTCGGCTTAGTTCAGAGAGTATTTTTATTCTTGGTGATTTTAATTTAAACGAAAAACATGAGGTTTGGGATAATCTTTATCAAAAAGGATTTAAATCGGCATTAAAAGATTCAAAAACCACCTTAAAAACAAAATGTAAAGCATTGAATTATCTTAATTATGCAATAGATAATATCTATTATTCATCGGGTAAAATTGAAATGCATCAATCGGGAAAAGTTGATTTTGTGAAAGATTGTAATAATCTTGAAACTGCAAGGTTTATTTCGGATCACTTACCTATTTATATTGAATTTGTAATTAATTAG
- a CDS encoding ABC transporter permease yields the protein MTALKKIFTLKNKEPKKIEKYNDDDVKKIKITFFESGYGSSKQAEGNHMVFKACLQNVYMEYKGKCRENEKLQTELKAPYLDEKGKQQTDLKKRKTALALIEESISNEEQKVSGFKNDMVEVKRNPEKYGLEVDKKPKAQFYLGLIVLIPITFYLLVFYMSASFSAFFKNFNTDDLASAIFDGKSLSKAIEGGWLEGVFIATIPFAFMGLGYLVHMFQKHKSWTSYFKILILFVITFIFDAILAYQIEHKIYEIQKTPDSPVFNLETAFHSVEFWGIIFAGFIVYIIWGLVFDFIMKEYDNFDKIKSFIKTKREDVKNCEIIITKLSSKLIPIKEEISGIEGKINDLQRTIDGFVFSNKHYLTFHAEYVKGWFLAITDNFDALTRREELLSKCKGEEFKHLQEHNIDSKDSEGKLFKLVN from the coding sequence ATGACAGCTCTAAAAAAAATATTTACACTTAAAAATAAAGAACCTAAAAAAATAGAAAAGTACAACGACGATGATGTCAAGAAAATTAAGATTACTTTTTTTGAAAGTGGTTATGGATCTTCTAAACAAGCGGAAGGGAATCATATGGTTTTTAAAGCTTGTTTGCAAAACGTTTACATGGAGTATAAAGGTAAATGTAGAGAAAATGAGAAGTTGCAAACTGAATTAAAAGCGCCTTATCTAGATGAAAAAGGAAAACAGCAAACAGATCTTAAAAAACGAAAAACAGCGTTAGCTCTAATAGAAGAATCTATTTCTAATGAGGAGCAAAAGGTCTCAGGTTTCAAGAATGATATGGTTGAAGTAAAAAGAAACCCTGAAAAATATGGACTTGAGGTTGATAAAAAACCAAAGGCTCAATTTTACTTAGGATTGATTGTTTTGATTCCTATAACTTTTTATTTATTGGTTTTTTATATGTCAGCTTCATTTTCGGCATTTTTTAAAAATTTCAATACAGACGATTTGGCATCTGCTATTTTTGATGGAAAGTCATTATCTAAAGCAATTGAGGGAGGTTGGTTAGAAGGTGTTTTTATTGCTACAATTCCTTTTGCTTTCATGGGACTTGGTTATTTAGTACATATGTTTCAAAAACATAAAAGTTGGACATCATATTTTAAAATTTTGATTCTGTTTGTCATTACTTTTATTTTTGATGCTATTTTGGCCTATCAAATTGAACATAAAATTTATGAAATTCAAAAAACTCCTGACTCTCCTGTTTTTAATTTAGAAACGGCATTTCATTCAGTAGAGTTTTGGGGGATTATTTTTGCTGGTTTTATTGTATATATTATTTGGGGATTGGTCTTTGACTTTATTATGAAGGAGTACGATAATTTTGATAAAATTAAATCTTTTATTAAAACAAAAAGAGAAGATGTTAAAAATTGTGAAATTATCATTACTAAGCTCTCAAGTAAATTAATCCCAATAAAAGAGGAGATATCTGGGATTGAAGGTAAAATAAATGATCTTCAACGTACGATAGATGGATTCGTTTTTTCGAATAAACATTATTTAACTTTTCACGCAGAATACGTTAAAGGATGGTTTTTAGCAATAACAGATAATTTTGATGCTTTGACACGACGTGAAGAATTATTGTCTAAATGTAAAGGAGAAGAATTTAAACATCTTCAGGAGCACAATATCGATAGTAAAGATTCTGAAGGCAAATTATTTAAATTAGTAAATTAA
- a CDS encoding phospholipase D family protein: MANFITGNQLTEEVYDVIHKAKKHLLIVSPYIKLDDYFKEELFENHKKNSELHIIIGFGKNEKNPQRSLKKEDLNYFKDFPNVSIIYIPKLHAKYYANEKKGIITSINLYDYSFKNNVEFGVISETSRFGGSGIDKEAWDATMNILGDNHTVYIRRPNYKKKFLGKDYLGSETNLDLTDELLSGNLPTKRCVFDFMNETYVNEEKATERLSREEFDLQKISEEPILVETVIAAPIVIEPNLKEQILPQGKALGKLISATNLGKIKGKSFNDVIETMVSNNYIVDKSVISEEGLNIGLNYRENAKGTKWIVYPESLAELL; the protein is encoded by the coding sequence ATGGCAAATTTTATAACAGGAAACCAATTAACCGAAGAGGTTTATGATGTAATCCATAAAGCAAAAAAACATCTTTTAATCGTTTCTCCTTACATTAAATTAGATGATTATTTCAAAGAAGAACTTTTTGAAAATCATAAAAAAAATTCTGAGTTACATATCATAATTGGATTCGGAAAAAATGAGAAGAATCCTCAACGGAGTCTGAAAAAGGAAGATCTTAATTATTTTAAAGATTTTCCAAATGTTTCTATAATATATATACCAAAACTTCATGCAAAGTATTATGCTAATGAGAAGAAAGGTATTATAACCTCTATTAACCTCTATGATTATTCATTTAAAAATAATGTTGAGTTTGGTGTTATAAGTGAGACGTCAAGGTTTGGTGGTTCTGGTATTGATAAAGAAGCATGGGACGCAACTATGAATATACTTGGTGATAATCACACTGTTTACATAAGGAGACCGAACTATAAAAAGAAATTTTTAGGAAAAGATTATTTAGGTTCTGAAACGAATTTGGATTTAACAGATGAATTATTAAGTGGAAATTTACCCACGAAACGTTGTGTATTCGACTTCATGAACGAAACTTATGTTAATGAGGAAAAAGCTACAGAAAGGCTTAGTCGAGAAGAGTTTGATTTGCAAAAGATTTCAGAAGAGCCAATTTTAGTAGAAACGGTTATAGCTGCACCGATAGTTATTGAACCAAATCTGAAAGAACAGATTTTGCCACAAGGTAAGGCGTTAGGGAAATTGATTTCAGCAACTAATCTAGGAAAAATAAAAGGTAAATCGTTTAATGATGTTATAGAGACTATGGTTTCTAATAATTACATTGTAGATAAATCTGTGATTTCTGAAGAAGGTTTGAATATTGGATTAAATTATAGGGAAAATGCTAAAGGAACAAAATGGATAGTTTATCCAGAATCTTTAGCAGAGTTATTATAG
- a CDS encoding NosD domain-containing protein, which produces MNLPKLSFLFLFIIMSSYNLKATNYYVSNSGLNSNTGLSQSDAFLTIQHAADLVIAGDTVFVENGIYVGFDLRNVSGTAANPIVFMGTGNSVLINQSGAIRNDGINIENANYIIIDSFIVNDMLGNGNGIRVVVSNNCIVRNCACDNNAERGIFTAFTDDILIEYNVCTNSIDEHGIYVSNSSDRPIVRYNECYGNNNVGIHLNGDSSAGGDGIISDALIYGNNIHDNNGAAGINMDGLQNPTVYNNLIYNNHSAQGISLFQQDGAIVTNGAKIYNNTIIVPSDGRWGILVQNGANINTEIYNNIIINQHAWRGCIAINDTAMFTSDNNILNDKMSNNGDGSTISLAAWQALGFDTNSLLANAMNSIFVNPTLNDFNLVTESQAIDAGTNLVSTIVTYDINGNTRPTGINYDIGAYEFDSTLSTDNNATIFKGIAVYPNPTSGIINTKIKNLNNIILYDITGRFIKMIEPKSMIDLTELPNGIYLLKFISNEREFITKVIKE; this is translated from the coding sequence ATGAATTTACCTAAACTCTCTTTCCTTTTCCTTTTTATAATAATGTCAAGTTACAACTTGAAAGCTACTAACTACTATGTATCAAATTCTGGCTTAAATTCAAATACAGGATTAAGCCAAAGTGATGCTTTTTTAACTATTCAACATGCTGCGGATCTTGTTATTGCAGGAGATACCGTTTTTGTAGAAAATGGTATTTACGTAGGTTTTGACTTAAGAAATGTAAGTGGCACAGCAGCAAATCCTATAGTTTTTATGGGAACTGGAAACAGTGTATTAATAAATCAAAGTGGTGCAATAAGAAACGATGGTATTAACATTGAGAATGCTAACTATATAATAATTGATAGCTTTATTGTTAACGATATGCTAGGAAATGGTAATGGAATACGAGTGGTGGTTTCTAATAATTGTATTGTTAGAAATTGTGCTTGCGACAATAATGCAGAACGAGGAATTTTTACAGCCTTTACAGACGATATTCTAATTGAATACAATGTTTGTACTAACTCAATCGATGAACACGGAATTTATGTCTCTAATAGTTCAGACAGACCTATAGTTAGGTATAATGAGTGCTATGGTAATAATAATGTTGGAATCCATTTAAATGGAGATTCATCTGCAGGAGGAGATGGAATAATTAGTGATGCCTTAATCTACGGCAACAATATTCATGATAATAATGGTGCTGCAGGAATAAATATGGATGGACTACAAAATCCTACAGTCTATAATAACCTTATATACAATAATCATTCCGCTCAAGGAATTTCACTTTTCCAACAAGATGGAGCCATTGTAACTAATGGAGCCAAAATATATAATAATACCATTATTGTTCCTTCTGATGGTAGATGGGGAATACTAGTTCAAAACGGAGCTAATATTAATACTGAAATCTATAATAACATCATCATTAATCAACATGCTTGGAGAGGCTGTATTGCTATAAATGATACTGCCATGTTTACAAGCGATAACAATATATTGAACGATAAAATGAGTAATAATGGAGATGGTTCTACTATTAGTTTAGCCGCATGGCAAGCATTAGGGTTTGACACAAACTCTCTATTGGCTAACGCCATGAATTCCATATTTGTTAACCCAACATTAAATGATTTTAATTTGGTAACAGAATCTCAGGCTATTGATGCTGGCACCAACCTTGTAAGTACAATAGTTACTTATGATATAAATGGAAATACAAGACCTACAGGAATAAATTATGATATAGGAGCTTATGAATTTGACAGTACTCTTTCTACAGATAACAATGCAACTATATTCAAAGGTATTGCCGTTTATCCTAATCCAACTAGTGGCATAATAAACACGAAAATTAAAAACTTAAATAATATTATTTTATATGATATAACAGGTCGTTTTATTAAAATGATTGAACCAAAATCAATGATTGATTTAACTGAATTACCAAATGGCATTTATCTATTAAAATTTATATCAAATGAAAGAGAGTTTATAACAAAAGTTATAAAGGAGTAA
- a CDS encoding T9SS type A sorting domain-containing protein, whose protein sequence is MKQIYILAILILSINKINAQLNDVVTIGLNTPNGIILNGNDLYISEYSGNKISKIDITETNPVVTDVVTVNTAYGIALNGNDLYIAQYNENKVSKIDITETNPVAIDVITGLTSPSGLVFNGNDLYIAQANGDKISKIDITETNPTVIDVITTGIDDPYGLVINGNYLYIAQYSGNKISKIDITETNPVAIDVITGLNNAEGIVLNGNDLYISEFSGNKISKIDITETNPVATDIITGLNNPSGLVFNGNDLYIAEFSGNKISKYTNLTLSINNHSLENVKTLKVYPNPTTNFIKITNLTKAENYVIYNVLGMEINRGATSNDEKINVQNLTNGIYFLKLNNGNTFKFIKE, encoded by the coding sequence ATGAAACAAATTTACATTTTAGCAATTTTAATTTTGAGCATAAATAAAATTAATGCACAATTAAATGATGTAGTTACAATAGGATTAAATACGCCAAATGGCATTATTCTTAATGGAAATGATTTATATATCTCTGAATATAGCGGAAATAAAATTTCAAAAATTGACATTACAGAAACAAATCCTGTTGTAACAGATGTAGTAACAGTCAATACTGCTTATGGAATAGCTCTTAATGGAAATGATTTATACATCGCTCAATATAATGAAAATAAAGTTTCAAAAATTGACATTACAGAAACAAATCCAGTTGCAATAGATGTAATAACAGGCTTAACTAGTCCTTCTGGACTTGTTTTTAACGGAAATGATTTATACATTGCTCAAGCTAATGGAGATAAAATTTCAAAAATTGACATTACAGAAACAAATCCAACTGTAATAGATGTAATAACAACAGGTATAGACGACCCTTATGGGCTTGTTATTAATGGGAACTATTTGTACATAGCCCAATATAGTGGAAATAAAATTTCAAAAATTGATATTACAGAAACAAATCCTGTTGCAATAGATGTAATAACTGGTTTAAATAATGCTGAAGGCATTGTTCTTAATGGAAATGATTTATATATTTCTGAATTTAGCGGAAATAAAATTTCAAAAATTGACATTACAGAAACAAATCCTGTTGCAACTGATATAATAACTGGTTTAAATAACCCTTCTGGACTTGTTTTTAACGGAAATGATTTATACATAGCAGAATTTAGTGGAAATAAAATTTCTAAGTATACAAACCTCACTTTATCAATTAACAATCACTCTTTAGAAAATGTAAAGACACTCAAAGTTTATCCTAATCCAACAACAAATTTTATTAAAATTACTAATTTAACTAAAGCTGAAAATTATGTAATTTATAATGTTTTAGGAATGGAAATAAATAGAGGTGCTACTTCCAACGATGAAAAAATCAATGTTCAAAACCTTACTAATGGAATATATTTTTTAAAACTTAATAATGGAAATACATTTAAGTTTATAAAAGAATAA
- a CDS encoding T9SS type A sorting domain-containing protein, translating into MKHKNTIMSTAFIILGLGGLSAQETIPASGGDASGSKGSSSYTVGQMVYTTNSGSGSVTQGVQQSIEFFTLSNPELTTVNLTAITYPNPTSDYLVLAISDAKLTALSFKLYDLQGRTVAQGQVNQSTTQIDMQSLALGIYVLKVNQNNQELKTFKIIKE; encoded by the coding sequence ATGAAACACAAAAATACAATAATGAGTACTGCGTTTATCATCTTAGGATTAGGAGGGCTAAGCGCACAAGAAACCATTCCAGCCTCTGGAGGAGATGCCTCAGGATCAAAAGGTTCATCTAGTTATACAGTTGGTCAAATGGTTTACACGACTAATTCAGGAAGTGGTTCTGTTACCCAAGGCGTACAACAAAGTATAGAGTTTTTTACCTTAAGTAACCCAGAATTGACTACCGTAAATTTAACAGCAATAACCTATCCAAATCCCACGTCTGATTATTTGGTGTTAGCTATAAGCGATGCCAAACTTACAGCATTAAGTTTTAAGCTTTACGATTTGCAAGGTCGAACAGTGGCACAAGGCCAAGTCAACCAATCTACCACACAAATAGATATGCAGAGTTTGGCTTTAGGCATTTATGTTCTTAAAGTAAACCAAAACAACCAAGAACTAAAAACGTTTAAAATCATTAAAGAATAA
- a CDS encoding integrase core domain-containing protein: MILSNRLELNGCIRSLQKAIYQAKVTKGVIHHSDRGIQYCSNQYTQILRRKKMEISMTEEKHCYENTMAERVNGILKHQFYLDQTFTNVTHAKKATKNAIKLYNSKRLHLSLDYKTSNYLHQNAP, translated from the coding sequence ATGATTTTAAGTAATAGACTGGAACTTAATGGATGCATTAGATCGCTTCAAAAAGCAATTTATCAGGCAAAGGTAACTAAGGGGGTTATTCATCATTCTGACAGAGGTATACAGTATTGCAGCAATCAATACACACAAATACTCAGAAGGAAAAAGATGGAAATAAGCATGACCGAAGAAAAGCATTGCTATGAAAATACCATGGCAGAACGTGTAAATGGAATTTTAAAACATCAATTCTATCTTGACCAGACCTTTACTAATGTGACTCATGCAAAGAAAGCAACCAAAAATGCAATTAAATTATACAACTCTAAAAGATTACATTTATCTTTAGATTATAAAACCTCAAATTATCTTCACCAAAATGCCCCTTAA
- a CDS encoding NosD domain-containing protein, with amino-acid sequence MNLPKLSFLFLFIIMSSYNLKATNYYVSNSGLNSNTGLSQSDAFLTIQHAADLVIAGDTVFVENGIYVGFDLRNVSGTAANPIVFMGTGNSVLINQSGAIRNDGINIENANYIIIDSFIVNDMLGNGNGIRVVVSNNCIVRNCACDNNAERGIFTAFTDDILIEYNVCTNSIDEHGIYVSNSSDRPIVRYNECYGNNNVGIHLNGDSSAGGDGIISDALIYGNNIHDNNGAAGINMDGLQNPTVYNNLIYNNHSSQGISLFQQDGAIVTNGAKIYNNTIIVPSDGRWGILLQNGANINTEIYNNIIINQHAWRGCIAINDTAMFTSDNNILNDKMSNNGDGSTISLAAWQALGFDTNSLLANAMNSIFVNPTLNDFNLVTESQAIDAGTNLVSTIVTYDINGNTRPTGINYDIGAYEFDSTLSTDNNTTIFKGIAVYPNPTSGIINTKIKNLNNIILYDITGRFIKMIEPKSMIDLTELPNGIYLLKFISNEREFITKVIKE; translated from the coding sequence ATGAATTTACCTAAACTCTCTTTCCTTTTCCTTTTTATAATAATGTCAAGTTACAACTTGAAAGCTACTAACTACTATGTATCAAATTCTGGCTTAAATTCAAATACAGGATTAAGCCAAAGTGATGCTTTTTTAACTATTCAACATGCTGCGGATCTTGTTATTGCAGGAGATACCGTTTTTGTAGAAAATGGTATTTACGTAGGTTTTGACTTAAGAAATGTAAGTGGCACAGCAGCAAATCCTATAGTTTTTATGGGAACTGGAAACAGTGTATTAATAAATCAAAGTGGTGCAATAAGAAACGATGGTATTAACATTGAGAATGCTAACTATATAATAATTGATAGCTTTATTGTTAACGATATGCTAGGAAATGGTAATGGAATACGAGTGGTGGTTTCTAATAATTGTATTGTTAGAAATTGTGCTTGCGACAATAATGCAGAACGCGGAATTTTTACAGCATTTACAGACGATATTCTAATTGAATACAATGTTTGTACTAACTCAATCGATGAACACGGAATTTATGTTTCTAATAGTTCAGACAGACCTATAGTTAGGTATAATGAGTGCTATGGTAATAATAATGTTGGAATCCATTTAAATGGAGATTCATCTGCAGGAGGAGATGGAATAATTAGTGATGCCTTAATCTACGGCAACAATATTCATGATAATAATGGAGCTGCTGGAATAAATATGGATGGACTACAAAATCCTACAGTCTATAATAACCTTATATACAATAATCATTCCTCCCAAGGAATTTCACTTTTTCAACAAGATGGAGCCATTGTAACTAATGGAGCCAAAATATATAATAATACCATTATTGTTCCTTCTGATGGTAGATGGGGAATACTACTTCAAAACGGGGCTAATATTAATACAGAAATCTATAATAACATCATCATTAATCAACACGCTTGGAGAGGCTGTATTGCTATAAATGATACTGCTATGTTTACAAGTGATAACAATATATTGAACGATAAAATGAGTAATAATGGAGACGGTTCTACTATTAGTTTAGCCGCATGGCAAGCATTAGGGTTTGACACAAACTCTCTATTGGCTAACGCCATGAATTCCATATTTGTTAACCCAACATTAAATGATTTTAATTTGGTAACAGAATCTCAGGCTATTGATGCTGGCACCAACCTTGTAAGTACAATAGTTACTTATGATATAAATGGAAATACAAGACCTACAGGAATAAATTATGATATAGGAGCTTATGAATTTGACAGTACTCTTTCTACAGATAACAATACAACTATATTCAAAGGTATTGCCGTTTATCCTAATCCAACTAGTGGCATAATAAACACGAAAATTAAAAACTTAAATAATATTATTTTATATGATATAACAGGTCGTTTTATTAAAATGATTGAACCAAAATCAATGATTGATTTAACTGAATTACCAAATGGCATTTATCTATTAAAATTTATATCAAATGAAAGAGAGTTTATAACAAAAGTTATAAAGGAGTAA
- a CDS encoding DUF6933 domain-containing protein — protein MAIIYCTQKFETVVGKSRIVKSDKSSPLGNWNANVFMVSRKNCVILMNDVSYYSVILIDFKKIDLMNFHEVFAERFFKQLENDEISFPSKFTDKITKELQPVFLTTNNNRKVLGAIQDATLDMKRYITEDYSDNIDYIDVDELNSNINEKIISVLGKKKRGYGYPNDAIQELLNKFCA, from the coding sequence ATGGCAATAATATACTGTACCCAAAAATTTGAAACTGTAGTTGGTAAATCACGTATAGTTAAATCGGATAAATCTTCTCCTCTTGGTAATTGGAACGCTAATGTGTTTATGGTTAGCAGGAAAAATTGTGTAATACTAATGAATGATGTTTCTTATTATTCTGTGATTTTAATTGATTTTAAAAAAATTGATTTAATGAATTTCCATGAAGTATTTGCTGAGCGCTTTTTTAAGCAATTGGAAAATGATGAGATAAGCTTTCCATCTAAATTTACAGACAAAATCACGAAAGAGTTACAGCCTGTTTTTTTAACTACCAATAATAATAGAAAGGTATTGGGAGCTATACAAGATGCCACCCTTGATATGAAGAGATATATTACCGAAGACTATAGTGACAATATTGATTATATAGACGTTGACGAATTGAATTCCAATATTAATGAAAAGATTATAAGCGTTCTTGGTAAAAAGAAACGTGGTTATGGGTATCCTAATGATGCAATACAGGAGTTGTTGAATAAGTTTTGTGCGTAG
- a CDS encoding helix-turn-helix domain-containing protein gives MGRKVKYDYAFKLRCVKQVLKNHQTVEDVSKLYGCHHTTLHDWIRFYEKYGKKALLPRKTKVYSIPFKLKVLKAIDKDSLSFSQACLEFNIPTKSVIMKWQRNYKKEGIVGLNIKPRGKPKSMQFKRAKKKSNKPLTREEELLLENESLRAELDLLKKLQALIQQEQNKKQKP, from the coding sequence ATGGGAAGAAAAGTCAAGTATGATTACGCATTTAAACTTCGATGTGTAAAGCAAGTTTTAAAAAATCACCAAACAGTTGAAGATGTGTCTAAGTTATATGGTTGTCATCATACAACCCTTCATGATTGGATTCGATTTTATGAAAAATATGGTAAAAAAGCACTATTACCAAGAAAAACCAAAGTGTATAGCATTCCTTTTAAACTTAAAGTTTTAAAAGCTATTGACAAAGATTCATTATCTTTCAGTCAAGCTTGTTTAGAATTTAATATTCCTACTAAATCTGTAATTATGAAGTGGCAACGTAATTATAAAAAAGAGGGTATTGTAGGCTTAAACATTAAACCTAGAGGTAAACCAAAATCTATGCAATTTAAGAGAGCTAAAAAAAAGTCTAATAAACCTTTAACAAGAGAAGAGGAACTTTTATTAGAAAATGAATCATTACGTGCAGAACTGGACTTGCTAAAAAAGTTACAGGCCTTAATTCAACAAGAGCAAAACAAAAAGCAAAAGCCATAA
- a CDS encoding IS3 family transposase, with protein MTELRHKYDLDILLYHTNMARSSYYYHHKRSLLVDKYKEIKLLIHQIYHRHKGRYGYRRISLEINKIGTLINHKTVLKLMRELGLKSLVRAKRYKSYKGRIGETAPNILQRNFKAIRPNKKWATDITEFKVLGKKLYLSPIIDLFNREIISYQLSEKPDFKQVAIMLKKSFKKIPDQTNLILHSDQGWQYQMKQYRRLLTEKGITQSMSRKGNCLDNAVIENFFGILKSELFYINKYKSISQLKKEIKVYIKYYNNERIKQNLNGMSPIEYRANYYQN; from the coding sequence ATAACAGAATTAAGGCATAAGTATGATTTAGATATTTTATTATATCATACGAACATGGCAAGAAGTAGTTATTATTATCATCATAAAAGAAGTCTTTTAGTTGATAAATATAAAGAGATAAAACTATTGATTCATCAAATATATCATCGTCACAAAGGAAGATATGGCTATAGAAGAATCTCTTTAGAAATCAACAAAATAGGCACTCTAATAAATCATAAAACAGTACTCAAGTTAATGCGTGAATTAGGTTTAAAAAGTTTAGTCAGAGCTAAAAGATACAAGTCTTATAAAGGGCGAATAGGAGAAACAGCTCCTAATATATTACAACGAAATTTTAAAGCTATTAGGCCAAATAAAAAATGGGCTACCGATATTACAGAATTTAAAGTTTTAGGAAAAAAACTATATCTATCTCCAATAATTGATCTCTTTAATAGAGAAATAATAAGTTATCAATTATCTGAAAAACCTGATTTTAAACAAGTAGCTATTATGCTGAAAAAGTCTTTTAAGAAAATACCAGATCAAACAAATTTAATATTACATTCAGATCAAGGATGGCAGTATCAAATGAAACAGTATCGAAGATTATTAACAGAAAAAGGAATTACTCAGAGTATGTCTCGTAAAGGAAATTGTTTAGATAACGCTGTGATAGAAAATTTCTTCGGTATTCTAAAATCTGAATTGTTTTATATAAATAAATATAAGTCGATATCTCAGTTAAAAAAAGAGATTAAAGTCTATATAAAATATTATAATAATGAGAGAATTAAACAAAATTTAAATGGTATGAGCCCGATTGAATATCGAGCTAATTATTATCAAAATTAA
- a CDS encoding winged helix-turn-helix transcriptional regulator encodes MSKKFRSGCPISSSLDVVGDKWSLLIIRDMLVKHKKTFKEISDSDERIAPSILSARLKLLESYKLIFKTKVPDNKKENIYLLTEKGISLTPIIIEFSLWGNSNMREFNEIDDIEGLNADKALIIQTIQDRYNAMLLNF; translated from the coding sequence ATGAGTAAAAAATTTCGTTCTGGCTGTCCAATCTCATCTTCATTAGATGTCGTAGGTGATAAATGGTCTTTGTTAATCATTAGAGATATGCTTGTTAAGCATAAAAAGACTTTTAAAGAAATTTCTGATTCAGATGAAAGGATTGCTCCGAGCATTTTATCTGCACGATTAAAATTGTTGGAATCGTATAAACTCATTTTCAAAACGAAAGTGCCAGATAACAAAAAAGAAAATATTTATTTGTTAACGGAAAAAGGGATTAGTTTAACTCCAATAATTATTGAATTCAGTTTGTGGGGAAATTCCAATATGCGAGAATTTAATGAAATAGATGATATTGAAGGCTTGAATGCAGATAAGGCTCTAATTATTCAAACTATTCAAGATAGGTATAATGCTATGTTGCTTAATTTTTAG